Proteins encoded in a region of the Scatophagus argus isolate fScaArg1 chromosome 1, fScaArg1.pri, whole genome shotgun sequence genome:
- the tdp1 gene encoding tyrosyl-DNA phosphodiesterase 1: protein MSQDSQHGKWTISSSDDDDEALPSSGTTTSKPHRPAVPNHSFSRSARPPSPKLEPATASLEVKPEPANTPVSSLFIGSEARQSAALSQLNPVKYETSPSLAGKRKKEVSDGSGWALSDSDDDDDGDVKGKSLKSLPKRDPPSPKAKKAKVENERPPSPHGRLYYIDEPEDFFESSVPCLNDTYRFYLNKVTGLDKKYNSGALHIRDILSPLFGTLKESVQFNYCFDIAWMVKQYPPEFRDRPVLIVHGDKREAKARLVQQAQPFPHVRFCQAKLDIAFGTHHTKMMLLWYEEGFRVIILTSNLIRADWYQKTQGMWMSPLFPRLPKGSSASAGESPTFFKRDLLEYLTSYRAPELEEWIQRIKEHDLSETRVYLVGSTPGRYLGSDMERWGHLRLRKLLYDHTDPVPGEERWPVIGQFSSIGSMGLDKTKWLAGEFQRTLTTLGKSSLRSDPPMHLLYPSVEDVRTSLEGYPAGGSLPYSIQTAQKQTWLHSYFHRWKANTTGRSHAMPHIKTYMRASPDFTELAWFLVTSANLSKAAWGALEKNNTQVMVRSYELGVLYVPSAFNMKTFPVHKNPFPVSSSSSGFTVPFDLPPTCYSPKDQPWIWNIPYSQAPDTHGNIWVPS, encoded by the exons ATGTCTCAGGACAGTCAACATGGCAAGTGGACCATCTccagcagtgatgatgatgatgaggctCTTCCTTCCTCAGGGACTACAACATCGAAGCCTCACCGACCTGCTGTACCCAATCACAGCTTCTCTCGGTCTGCCCGTCCCCCCAGCCCCAAACTGGAACCAGCAACAGCCTCTCTGGAGGTGAAACCAGAACCAGCTAACACCCCAGTATCCTCACTGTTTATTGGCTCTGAGGCCAGACAGTCTGCTGCACTGAGCCAGTTAAATCCAGTGAAGTATGAAACTAGTCCGTCATTGGCTGGAAAGCGGAAGAAAGAAGTGTCAGATGGCTCAGGCTGGGCTCTGTCagatagtgatgatgatgatgatggagatgtgaAGGGGAAGAGTCTCAAAAGCTTACCAAAGAGGGATCCTCCAAGTCCCaaagcaaagaaagcaaaggtGGAGAACGAACGCCCTCCGAGTCCCCACGGACGGCTCTACTACATCGACGAGCCAGAGGACTTCTTTGAGTCCAGTGTCCCCTGTCTAAATGACACCTACAGGTTTTACCTCAACAAAGTCACAGGCCTGGACAAGAAGTacaacagtggagctctgcACATCAGAG ACATTCTCTCACCATTGTTTGGGACCCTGAAAGAATCTGTTCAG TTTAACTATTGCTTTGATATTGCCTGGATGGTTAAGCAGTACCCACCAGAGTTCAG GGATCGTCCTGTTTTGATCGTCCATGGAGATAAGAGGGAGGCCAAGGCCCGGCTGGTGCAGCAGGCTCAGCCTTTTCCGCATGTTCGATTCTGCCAG GCCAAGCTGGATATTGCATTTGGAACTCACCACAC GAAGATGATGTTGCTGTGGTATGAGGAAGGCTTCAGGGTCATCATCCTGACCTCCAACCTCATCAGAGCTGATTGGTACCAAAAAACACAAGG GATGTGGATGAGTCCCTTGTTTCCACGGTTACCAAAAGGTAGCAGTGCGAGTGCAGGTGAGTCACCAACCTTCTTTAAGAGGGACCTGCTGGAGTACCTGACATCTTACCGTGCCCCAGAGCTTGAGGAGTGGATCCAGCGAATCAAAGAGCATGATCTGTCAGAGACCAG GGTTTATTTGGTCGGCTCAACCCCAGGAAGATACTTAGGTTCGGACATGGAGCGCTGGGGCCACCTGAGGCTGAGGAAG CTGTTGTATGACCACACAGATCCTGTTCCAGGCGAGGAAAGGTGGCCTGTGATTGGCCAGTTTTCTAGCATTGGCTCTATGGGACTGGATAAGACCAAATGGTTGGCAGGGGAATTTCAACGCACCTTGACCACACTAGGGAAATCCTCCCTCCGCTCAGACCCCCCCATGCACTTA TTGTATCCATCAGTTGAAGATGTGAGGACTAGTTTAGAAGGTTATCCAG CGGGAGGCTCTCTTCCCTACAGCATCCAGACAGCCCAGAAACAAACCTGGCTTCACTCCTACTTCCA tcGTTGGAAGGCGAATACGACGGGGAGGAGTCATGCCATGCCACACATCAAGACATATATGAGGGCGTCACCAGATTTCACTGAGCTTGCCTGGTTCCTCGTCACAAG tgccAACCTGTCCAAAGCAGCTTGGGGTGCACTGGAGAAGAACAACACTCAGGTGATGGTTCGCTCGTACGAGCTGGGAGTCCTCTACGTGCCCTCCGCCTTC AACATGAAGACCTTCCCTGTTCACAAAAATCCATTTCCTgtgtcctcgtcctcctctggTTTCACTGTGCCCTTTGACCTCCCTCCTACGTGCTACTCTCCTAAAG